DNA sequence from the Terriglobia bacterium genome:
AGACCACGACGAGTTTTACTGGAACGTGACCGGCAATGACTGGCCGGTGCCGATTCAACAGGCTTCGGCGACGATTTACTTTCCGGCCGAGGCAAGCGGCAAGCTGCGGGCGCAGGCCTTTGAGGGCATTTACGGATCTTCAGAGCATGCTTCTGCTTCCATCATGGCATCCAGCGCAACGGTTGAAGCCAGAGATCCTCTGCCCATGCGTGGCGGACTGACGGCCGATATCTACATTGAAAAAGGCGTGTTGCACCAGCCCAGCGCGGTCGCGCGGTTCTTCAGGTTTGTGCGCAGCAATCCGGTGCTTACTTTGCCGCTCTGGGCGTTTGCCGTGATGTTTCCCATGTGGTGGATGAAAGGCCGCGATCCTGATCCGGGAATGTCCGTGGCGCCCATGTATGAGCCGCCGGAACAGATGGGGCCCGCAGAAGTAGGCACGCTGATTGACGGCAGCGTGGACCCACGCGACATAACTTCTGTCTTGGTGGATATGGCCGTGCGCGGTTACGTGAAGATCGTGGAGACGCAGCACAAAGGCTTTCTCTCGACGACCAAAGATTACGAGTTCCACCTGCTGAAGGGGCCCGGCGAATGGAAAGGCCTAACGGACTACGAGCGGGCGATGCTGCAGCAGGTTTTTACCGGCGGCGAGGTCACGCTGCTTTCCAGCCTGCGCAATCATTTCTATACCGCCCTGCCCATGATCAAGGGCGAAATCATGAGCGCGCTGAAAGCCAAGGGCATGTACACGGTTGATCCGAACTCAGCCGCAGGCTATCTGGGGCTTGGATTCCTGCTGGTGGCGCTGCCATATGCCGCGCTCCAAGTCATGGGCGGCGCCGATTTTCTGAATTCCGTGCCGATGGCCATTGGCTGCGGCCTGATTGCCGTGGGGATCATCCTTATTATCGGCAAACAGCTTACGGCGACGAGCCTGAAGGGGGCGCGGACGCAAGTACAGATCAAGGGCTTCCAGGAATTTATGAATCGCGTGGATTCTGACCGGCTGAAGCGCATGCCGCCGGACACGTTTGAAAAATTTCTGCCCTATGCCATGGCGCTGGGCGTGGAACATCGCTGGGCCAAGGCTTTTGAAGGCATCATCCAGAACCCGCCGACGTGGTATCAGGGATATGGTCCCAGCCCGAGCTTCAGCACCTACTACTTCGTCAACAGCCTGGGCTCCATGGCGACTACTGCCAGTTCGACATTTGTCTCTGCTCCGCGCGCCAGTTCCAGCGGCTCAGGCTGGAGTGGCGGTGGTGGTGGAGGCGGCTTTTCCGGCGGCGGGTTTGGCGGCGGTGGTGGCGGAGCGTTTTAAGGCAGCCGCTGACATTGGGGAGAGTCTATCGCGATGATGAGTGTTCAAGGACTCGCCAAACCATCCCGTACTGCTCTCGGTGTTGCCATTCGCAGAGCGTCGCATCAACTTTATGATGCCCGTCCGCTCGTATTGGACGATCCAATCGCTGTCCCGATTCTGGGTGAACGCTACCGTCCCGCACTGGAAGAGGCAGCTGCGTCCATCCATGAGACCTTTTCAGTGTCAATGCGCGCTTGGTTGGTCGCGCGCAACCGATTGGCTGAAGATAGTCTCGCGCAGGCCGTCCACCATGGCGTTCGCCAATATGTTCTGCTGGGAGCAGGTCTAGACACATTCGCCTATCGAAATCTACATCCGGGTCTTCAAGTCTTTGAGGTTGACCACCCTGCCACACAACAGTGGAAGCGCGAGCTAGCACTGTCAAGTGGATTGCAGGAGCCCTCCTGCCTGCACTATGTACCTGTGGATTTCGAGCGTCAGGGCCTCGCTCAGCAACTGATAACCTGTGGTCTGGATTTTGCGGCTCCTACTGTCTTCGCATGGCTTGGGGTGGTGCCGTATCTTACTCATCCAGCTTTTCGAACGACTCTTGATGTCATTGCACGTTTCCCTGAGGGCAGCGGCGTGATTTTCGACTATGCCTTGCCTCGGCAGGCGCTGGCGCCGCATGAATTGGAAGCTCGCGATGCGCTCTCTGCTCGCGTTCAAAGCATAGGAGAGCCCTTTCAACTGTTCTTTACGCCGGAAGAGATCAAGATAGAGCTGGCGCAATTTAAGCGCGTGGAAAATCTGGATGCCAGGGAATTGAATGCCCGTTATTTCGCCAATCGTACAGATGGATTGAACCTTCTGGGCCGCTCGGCGAATATCGTTAGCGCGTGGCTCTGATCTGGCGAGCTTATTCAACAACGCCGTTATATCGGTTAGCTTTACCGTGCTGGCTCTGAAGGCTTCACCGGGGCGATCAATCTACCCTTCACGAGATGCCACCCTGAGCCGAGCCGACATTGCTTCGTCTGCCTTCAATTCTTGAAGGGCGCAGGCGAAGGGTCTGCTCCGCTGCTCTTCAGGGCCATACTGACTCCATGCTCGCGGTATCAGCAGATTCGATACCCCAGATCTAGCGGAGCCGAATCCTTCGTCCTCGCGGAAACTTCATGGAAGCTTGTAGCAAACAGAGGCTCGTCCTCAGGATGGGCGTATCGAGGGGGGAGAACATGAACGAGCAAACCAGGCACTCAATGCGAAAATGCCGTTATCGTGTTGGGTGCCTTAAAGCCACGTCAGCTCGGGATGTGGATGACCAGATCAATCTGGCATGGTATGGGTGAGCCATCGCGCTTGGCGGGGATGTACTTGAATTCGCGAATGGCCGAGAGCAGGGTTTGCTGAATTTTTGGCGGCGCCATTCCAGAAGTGAGCCGCGCATCAGCCACACGGCCATCGATATTGATGGTGACTTCCACGATCAAATATTGTTCAAAACGCGGCGGAAGATCGTCAGCCGAAATGGTTGGAATCACTCCCGAAGTCTGAACTGCAAGTTGATAGTTAATGGTAGAGAACCCAAAGGTAAGACGCTGCTTGATACCCATCATCAACCCGGCAGTTGCCTGTTTGGCGTGGGCCCGGATAATCTCCACACCCGCAGCATCTCCCGCAACGTCAGTCTGCTGCACGCGCTGCTTCTTTTTGCTGTGTGGCTGGTGAAATGGGCTAGGACGTGGTGCACCTTTTGGTGGAGGCGCATACGCCACCTGAGCTGCTCCGGAGACGGTTTGGACCATTTCGTATTTATTTGGCACGATGTGGGGCGCTGTTGCGTGCCGTACAACAAGAACCGCCAAGACCATACAATGCGCCAGAACCGACAGCGAAAAGACAGACACCCGGGGGACGGGATTGCGAGGAACGAGTATCTGATCTTGATTTAGCATCCTGCCGCCAAGCCTTTCATTTCATCATCATAAAAGACTTCTATACAAGAGACCGATAGCGGCATTGGCTTTTTTTTCCTGTCACCGCAAGTACCGCCGCGAGCGGGGAATTTCGTCTTTTTATCCTACGGTCGGGGGCTGCAGAGTGGCTCCGGCAGCTCTCGAATCCTTGCAATCCCCTGCAAACACGCGGGCCAAATCCGACATCCTAGTAACCCAGAGGAACTACTATGGCCGAGAGCATGCACAACAGCTCAGACATCCCCAATTTTGACACCTATCCCTCAACGCCTCCAGATCGACTGCTTGACACCAAGAGCGTTGAGAGATCTTCTCTGGAAGAGCGCGCCGCCGAACTGGGCGCCGCCGCCGGAAGGATTGCCCTGATTCTGCGGCAAACCAAAGAAAACGTGGAAAACCTGGCGCAGCATGGGATTTATGATCGCGTGACGAATCTGGCAGAGAACGCCAAGGTCCGGACGGAAGAAATGCGCCGGACGGCTGCCGCCCGTGTGCAGGAAATTGCACATGCGGCGCAGGACAAAGCGACGGAACTCGGCATCCAGGCTCGAGATAAGTCAGTGGAATTGGGACGGCAGGCGAGGACGAACTACTATCGCGCGCGGCTGAGAGCCAACCAGACGGTGCGGGAGTATCCGGTGCAAACGGCGCTGGCGGCTGGAGCAGCAGGCTTATTGGTCGGAATAGCACTGAGAATTGGGAGGGCGAGACGTGCATACTGAGAAATCAATTGCAACCATCCTGTCTGAGACCAAGGAAGAGCTGAAGCAGTTTGTCGCCACGCGCGTGAACATGCTGAAGGCGGAGATGGATGAAAAGATCAGCCGGTTAAAGGCTGTTATTCCGCTGGCGATAGTGGCCGCGTTATTCCTGATTTCCGCGTGGGGGGTCTTTACCTTTGCTTTGGTCGCGCTGCTGCAAGCGTTTTTTGCCCCCAGCGCGTACGCGTGGCTTTGGGCCAGCCTGATTGTGGCGCTGGTTTATGCGATAGTGGGCGCAATAGCGGGCTGGTTTGCCTATTCCGAAATTAAGGCCACCAAACTGGCCCCAACCCGCACGCTGAAGGTGCTGCAACAGGACCAGGTCTGGATCCAGAATGAAGCGAGGACAGCATGACTGAAGGAATTCCCGTAGAAGTACTGGAGAAACGCGCGGCCGACGAACGCCGCCAGCTGCACAACTCTGTGCAGGAGCTGCGAGAAAGCGTGCATGAGCGGCTGGACGTTAAACGCAACGTAAGAAACCACTTGGGGACCATTTGTGGCGCAATGGCGGTGATTGGGTTGGCCGTGGGCTATACCGTGACGGGCGTTTTTACCCGCGACTAGGCTTTGGCCGCTGTCTGGCCCTTTCCAGACGCGGCGTTAAGGTTTTTGCTCGATTTGATGGCTGCAGGGCGACTCACGTCCGGCAGCCGTTTACTTTATAGCGTCTTTATTGGGCTTTTCTGGCCATCTAAGTTGAACACCATCTACTCTGCTTTGCTTTTTCGTGGTATAAACCTGATTCGTCAACTTTCCATCGTTTAAAAATGCCCTGATTCCCCAGGCAAGGGGCGTTTGCTGAGGAGTGTAGTGAATGTCAGAAGAGGCTAGAACAGGGAAACGATTTCCGCTGGAACTGCCGATCAAGATCCACGGCAAGGGCGGCGATGAAGGCGCCACCACCGGAAACATGAGCGCCGCAGGCGTCTATATTATGGCCGATCTCGATCTGGCCATTGGCTCCAACATTGAGTTTGACATAACCTTGCCGGCCAATGTGCTGGGAACGCCCGGGGACGTGGAAGTCCACTGCACGGGGCGCGTGGTGCGCAAGGACGCGAGCGCGGCCGCCGCAGCCGGCGCGAATTCAAATTCCACCACCAAGAAAAAGAAATCCAAGAGCGGCGTTGCTTGCGTGATTGACCAGTACAAATTTATCCGCAAGAGCAAAGGGGCCAAGTAAATGCTGAAGATCATTTTGGCTGACAACCAGGCAATCTTCCGCACGGGCGCGGCCAAGGTATTGGCCGTGGAAGACGATTTGCGCATTGTGGCGCAGGCGGAAAACACCGAAAAAATGATGATGGCGCTGGAGAAGTTTCATGCAACGGTCATGATCTTTGGCGTTGACACACATCCCAGCCTGCCCACCGTGGTGGAGATGGCAAGAAAATTCAAGACCAAGCTGGTGGCGATTGCCGAAACCGGACAGGATTCACGGCACTACCTGACCAACGGCGTCCACGGCGTGATCTACCGCAACGTGAGCGGCGAATCGCTCGTCCAGTGCGTGCGCAAGGTGAGCAAAGGCGAAACCTGGGTGCAGGACACGCAGGAAAGCAAAGAGACCGCCGAGAATGACCTGGTGGGCGCGCGCGTCCGCGACCGGCTGACAGCAAAAGAGCTGAAGATTGTTGCGCTGATTGTGCAGGGATACAAGAACAAGGAAATCGCCACGCAACTTGGAACGACCGAGCAAGTGATCAAGAATTATCTGCGCAACGTCTATGACAAGATCGGCGTTTCTGACCGGCTGGAGCTTGCGCTGTTTACGATTCACCATCGTATATTGGCGGAAGCGGCAGCGACGTCAGTGGCGGCAACGGCGACACCCGCGGCGCGATAAGTTCCATAATCCAAGAAAACTGAAGCGGCCGAGAAGCTACTCGGCCGTTTTTCTTTTGTGAATAGGGTTCTCCGATTGTATCCAGGCGGAAAGAAGCTGTTGCCGGACAGATCCCTCTGATTTGGTAGTGTCGCAGTGAAGGAAACACTCGGTCTTTGATCGTATAAAAACAATGTAGATCGCAGGCGCTCTCGCCTGCGTTCCCAAACGTTCTTCAGCGCAGCCGGGGGCGGCTGCGGTCCACAATCGTCTAACACCTGGTCAAACTGAGACACTACCCTCTGATTTTTGACGCCTGTACTGTTCGCACTTATAGTGAAATACATGTCAAAAGTTCGGGTCAGCGCATTTTCTGTGTCGCTTGATGGTTACTCCGCCGGTGCGAACCAGAGTCTTGAGAATCCCCTGGGAATCCGCGGTCCTGAGTTGTTTGAGTGGTTTTTCTCTACGCGCACGTTTAAGCAGATGCACGGGCTGGAAGGAGGCTCAACTGGCGTTGATGATGAGTGGGCGCGGCGCGGCATGGAGAACGTCGGCGCGTGGATTCTGGGACGGAACATGTTTGGACCTGTGCGCGGCCCCTGGCCGGACGAGTCGTGGAAAGGATGGTGGGGCGACGAGCCCCCTTATCACGTGCCCACGTTTGTGCTGACGCACCATCCAAGGAAGGCACTGGAGATGAAAGGCGGAACAACGTTCCACTTTGTTACCGACGGAATCCACGCCGCCCTGCAACGCGCAAAGGATGCGGCAAAGGACAAAGATATACGGATCGGCGGCGGAGTGGCGACGATTCAGCAGTATCTTCGGGCGAAGCTCATCGATGAACTGCATCTCGCGTTTTGTCCGATTCTGATGGGCTCTGGCGAGAACTTATTTACCGGCATGGACCTGGCGGTGCTCGGCTACGCATGCACGAAACACGTTTCCACCGAGCATGCGATGCACGTTCTACTGCAAAAACAGACTTGATGCCTCGCTTTGGATGCGACACATCGCACATCAGATTGACTTCAGGCGTCTTTCCGCATTACGCTGGCTTTCAGCGCTAGAGGGCGCATCCAGTCCGCGGAAAGGGCCGTGCCCACCTTGAACAAAAATTGAGAGTGCGAACTTTCTTTCAGCCTGATTCATGCGGATTCAACAGGCGCAACCATGAAAGGAAGGTCGTTGATGGACCCTAAGCCGCTACCCGCCCGTCCCAGCCTGGAGCAGTATAAAAAACAAGCTAAAGAGTTGTTGAAAGCTTATCGCTCCGCGGATGTGGAGACGATTCGCCGGGTTAAAAGAAATCATCCACGTTTTGAAAAGCTTGCAGAATCGGGATTTGACATCAGCAAATTTGCATTGGCCGACGCGCAATTGGTGATCGCGCGCGAACATGGGTTTGAGAGCTGGCCAAAATTTGCCAAGCGCATTGAAGTGATCAACAGCGAGATTGCCGCGCTGAAGAATCCCGTAGCCGCTTTTATCGAGGCGGCAATCTGGCACGGAACGCTGGATGCGGCGGACGCGATCCTGGCAGCGCATCCGGAGATTGCGCATAGCAGTATTCATGTGGCAGCGATCCTGGGCGATGATGCGGCGGTGAGGCGGTTCATCGCCGCTGATCCGCGAAACGTCACCAGGAAGGAAGCGCCTTACGACGGCGACGCGCTGGTCTATTTGTGTCTCTCAAAGTATTTGCGGCTGGATAAAACACGGTCAGAGTCGTTTCTGCGTGCGGCCACTGCGCTGCTCGATGCCGGGGCTGATCCGAATAGCGGCTTCTGGAGCAAGGACGAATATCATGACTTTGAAAGCGCGATTTATGGCGCGGCAGCAGTAACTGTTCATGCGGGGCTTACACGCTTGCTGCTGGAGCGCGGCGCTGATCCCAACGACGTGGAAACGCCCTATCACTCTCCGGAAAGCTATGACAACTCCGCGTTGCATGTGCTGGTAGAAAGTGGCAAGCTCACCGCCGACAGCTTAACGACCATGCTGCTGCGCAAAGCCGACATGCACGATTACGACGGAATGAAATATCTTCTGGAGCACGGAGCCGATCCGAACCGGATGACGCGCTGGCATTACACGGCGCTGCATCAGGCGCTGCGGCGCGATAACCGGATTGAGCTGATTGATTTGATGCTTGACCACGGAGCCGATCTAACACAGAAGAATGAAGTAGACGGAAAGACAGGTATTGCGATGGCAGCGCGAAGAGGCAGGAGCGACGTGCTCTGGACATTCGCACGCCGCGAGTTTCCCATGCCAATGCCGTATGACGGCGTGGAAAGTCTGATTGTAAGAGCCTGCGCGGCAAGAGGCGGTATGGCGGGGGCGCGCGCCTTTCGTGAACAATTTCAACAACTGGCCAACGTTGCAAGATTTACCAAGTACAGCGAACTGGGGGCCATCCGCGAACTTCTGGCTGAAGGCAGCGCGCTCCTGGCGGAGTTTGCCGGAAACGGAAACACCAAGGGCGTTCAAAACCTGCTCGATATTGGCGTGACAGTGGACGCGCTCTATGACGGCGATCCTTATTTCGATATCGCGAAGAACAGCACGGCGCTGCATGTTGCGGCATGGAAAGCATGGCCTAAAACCGTGAAACTGCTGATTGAGCGCGGCGCAAACGTAAACGCACAAGATGCAAAAGGCCGAACTCCGCTGATGCTTGCCGTGAAAGCCTGTGTGGACTCCTACTGGACGAACAGGAGATCACCTGAATCAGTGGAGGCGCTGCTGAAGGCTGGAGCTTCGATCAGCGGAGTGGATTTTCCATGTGGTTACGACGACGTGGACGAGCTGCTGAAATCGTATAGAAGTTAAGCCGCGAATTCACGCGAATGAACACGAATCAAAAAAAAGATTTGGTAATTGAGTAATTTTGTAATTGGGTAATTGAAAACCTGATTTTGCGGGTTGCAAACAGTACATTCGCACTGGCCCGAAGATGGATGTTTCTTTCAATTGCCTGATTTGCCCAGTTGCGTGTTTCGCTTTGATTCGCGGAATGAGCGGCGAGGGCCGATTCGCCCGAGCCGCTAGCAACAGGAGCAATACAATTTTGATCGAAGGAAAAGATCACGAGCGGTGTGGAGCGAAGCGACAGAACTAGTGCGACGTCGCGCGTTCGCTGCTCTTGAGCAGCTCATTCACGATCGTCACCAGCTCTTCAGGATTGACCGGCTTTTCCAGATACAAATCGGCCAGCGGCTCGGCGGCCTGAAACGCTTCAGCCACATAACCCGAGACAACTACCACAGGCATGCTGCTGTTATTTTTGGCGGCTTGCACTACGGCGCGACCGTTGGCATCGCCCAGACGCCAGTCTGTTACCACGGCGTCATAGGTGTTGCTCTGGAGTTTTTCCATGGCGTCGCGGGCCGATGTGGAAGCGGTGACTGTGTGTCCGGCAGATTCAAGGATGGCGCACTTCAATGTGACTACGTGCGGTTCATCGTCGACGCAAAGGATCCTGGCCATTTTGGAAACATCCCTAACGCTGACGCGCTTGGTGAATTCGGGCGCGTCTTCGGAAAAATGATAGCTGCGGCACATAGCAGCTAAAGCTGGCCCTATTCTCAAGCAGCGATGCTGCTTAAGTCAAATAATCCCTTGCGTGGGTCGTCCTTTTTAACATGCCTTTCGCCGGAACCTTAGTTCCTTATTCGGGGCGAGGAAGCTGGACTTCCGGCCAGTGCCCTAAAGCAGGAACTCTGGCCGGAAATCGGACGCGCGGACCCTTAGAACCTTAAGCCTAAACCTCCAGGCTTTAGAATCTCCAAACCAGCCCGACCGACGGCTGGGCCAGGTGGGTGAAATTGTCACTGGCCAGGCCGGGGAGCTGGAAGTCGGGGATCTTGTACAGGTAGCCGCGATATTCCGCCCGCAGCGCCAGGTATTTGCTGATATCGAAATCAACTCCGCCGCCGTATACGAATGCCGCTTTGGTCTGGTTGTTGCCGCTGCTATTGCCAATGCCGATGAAGTTATTATTCAGAGAGTCGGTAGGACGGAAGAAAAGTCCGCCGATTCCGGCCAGCCCATAAGGCCGCACTCTGCTGCTGGCAGGCGCGCTAATCACGGCTTCGCCCGTAAGCTGATGGATGTTGGTCTGAATATCTGTCTCGCCAAAGAACGGATCAAAATACTTTTGTGTGTCGCGGGTGTAACCGTAATCGCCCTGCAGGGCGAACCATGAGTTCAGGTGGTAGCGGTAGCCAATAAGAAAGCCGCCGCTCTTGGTTGCGTCATGCGGGATATCAATGTTGGTGGAGTTTTTGGGCAGGTTCGCCGTGCCCTGAACGCTGAATTCAGACTTAAAGTCCTGGGCAAAGCCAGACGCTATAAACAAAAAGATGAATGCGGCGAATACTACTGGGGATAAGACAGACTTACTCCTCATCGCGTATTAACTCTCCTTGCAGAAATTTTGTGCTCTGTTTTAGATAAGACGCACAGTTGAACCGCGGAGGTTCGCGCAAGCAGCGAACTTAAATATTCTTAACGCGATGAGCAGTAGCACTTTAGAACTAAGCAGGAAGCGCAAAGATCGGGAAACGGAAACCCTACCACAGATAAACACGGATGACGCGGATCAAAACGCTTTATCCCGTCTGATCCGTGAAATCCGTGGTGAGGTTTGCCTGTCTATTCGATCCGACAAAACTAGCGCGATTCCTCGCCCTTCTTATTCATGTCGTCCGTGATCGGTCCGGCATCGCCGATTTTTTCCGCCACGGATTTTGCCTGGGTAAAGAGCAACAGATAATCCGGGCCGCCGGCCTTTGAGTCCGTGCCGGACATGTTGAAGCCGCCAAACGGATGCGCGCCCACCATGGCTCCGGTGCATTTACGGTTGAAATACAAGTTGCCAACGTGGAAGTCCGTGCGCGCCTTCTCCAGCTTGTCGCGTGACGTGCTATACACCGCGCCCGTGAGCCCGAACTCAGTGTTATTGGCAATGGCCAGCGCGTCTTCAAAATTGCGCGCCTTGATCACGGCCAGCACGGGCCCAAAAATTTCTTCCTGGGAAATGCGCGCCATCGGCGGGATATCGGCAATCACCGTGGGCTGGATAAAGTAACCATCGCCCGCGTCCGTCGCGCGGCCGCCGCCGTGAATCAGACGGCCTTCCTTTTTGCCAATTTCAATGTAGTTGAGAATGCTCTTCATCGCCTTCTCGCTCACCACGGGGCCCATCGGCTTGTTCTCCGTAGGATCGCCGACTGTGATTTTTGCAACGCGGTCTTTCAGGCGCTCCAGAAACACGTCATAAATTTTTTCGTCGACGATGGCGCGCGAGCAGGCTGAGCATTTCTGTCCCTGGAAGCCGAAGGCCGCCTGGGCCACGCCTTCCACGGCCGCGTCCAGGTTGGCATCGGCGTCAACAATGATTGAGTCTTTGCCTCCCATTTCCAGGATGGTGCGCTTGATCCACTTCTGTCCCGGCTGCGGTTTGGCCGCGCGCTGGTTAATGTCGAGGCCCACTTCTTTCGATCCGGTAAACGCCACAAAGCGCGTGAGCGGATGCTCCACCAGCCCCGCGCCAAACGTGGAACCTGATCCAGGACAGAAATTCACCACGCCGTCCGGCATGCCCGCTTCCTGCAAAACTTCAAAGAACTTCGCGGCAATCGCCGGAGAATCGTGCGAGGGCTTCATCACCACGGTGTTTCCGGTCACAATCGCGGCCATGGTCATGCCGGCCATAATCGCGCACGGGAAATTCCACGGCGGAATCACCGCGGCCACGCCCAGCGGAATGTAGATCAGCCGGTCAGCTTCGCCCGGCAACTGCGTGGGCGTTTTGGCCTGGGCCAGCCGCAGCGCTTCGCGCGCGTAGAACTCCGCAAAGTCAATTGTCTCGGCAATGTCGGCGTCGGCTTCCGCCCAGTTCTTGCCCACTTCAAACACCATCCACGCGGCAAACTCAAATTTGCGCTCGCGCAGTATGCCCGCCACCGTGTGCAGCAATGACGCGCGCTGTTCCACGCTCGTGCGTTTCCACGTCTCAAACGCCTGCTGCGCAGCCTGGATCGCCGGCTCCACATGCTCGCGTCCCGCGCTCTGGAAGACGCCAACAATCTCACTCGGCTTTGCCGGATTCACGCTCTTGATCTTCTCCGTGGTCCTGATCAGCTTCTCGCCAATCACCATGTCATATTCGCGTCCCAGCTCCGCGCGGACCTTGGTTATCGCGGCCTTCATCTTGCGGGCATTTTCCGCGTTGCCAAAGTCGGTGAGCGGCTCGTTTTTAAACGGAGTAGTGGGTACGCGCAGCGTGCGGTTTGAGATCTCAAGCAGGGTCGCCATAAATGATTTCCTTTTTTGCGCTCACCATAGCGGGAGCGGATGATGTGACAGAACCTTATATTTTACATCGTTTGCGGTGCCTTCCGGGTTTCCCCGACCTCCCTGCCTTTTCCTCTGTCTTCCTTTGCGTTCCTTCGTGTCCTTTGCGGTTAAGGTTTTGACTTTTTCCGATCACCAGATCGCCCGATCTTCTCTTCCTTTGTATTCCTTCGTGTCCTTTGTGGTAAAAGGTTTTGCTTTTCCTGATCAGTGTCATCCGTGTTATTCAGTGATAAGGTTTTTCCCGCTTCCCACCAGGTCTCACGGCTCATCCTCTTCTTCCTCTTCCTCTTCCTCTTCTGGGTCCTCTTCCTCTGGGTCTTCTTCCTCTGGCTCCTCCGGTTGCTCCGGCTCGCCAAATCTCACCCGTCCCATCACGCTGGCTACAATCTGCATACCGTAAAAAAACATTCCTGCCGACTTCAGGTCCATCTGGCCCTTCATCATTGCATTTAACCCCTTGGTCAGGCTCAGCACAATCGCGTTGGCGTCTTCCAGCGGCGGCAGTTCCAGGTCTTGAGTCCGCGCTGCCAGCAATCTGTCATGCCCGTAGCAGTACTTGCTGCCATTCATGCGCGGAGACCCGCAGTATTCCCC
Encoded proteins:
- a CDS encoding DUF2207 domain-containing protein — encoded protein: MKFTGHSGRRVFSAAQVLAVLLLAFSLPAWARNYHIAKFNSTIHVEEDGSARVEEQITFVFSGIYQGIYRDLPVDYPGPGGSNYTLFVKVLSVTDDNGDKLKVEKKTSNGFLHLKVFVPGAVDATRTVNIEYSVANGTRFFEDHDEFYWNVTGNDWPVPIQQASATIYFPAEASGKLRAQAFEGIYGSSEHASASIMASSATVEARDPLPMRGGLTADIYIEKGVLHQPSAVARFFRFVRSNPVLTLPLWAFAVMFPMWWMKGRDPDPGMSVAPMYEPPEQMGPAEVGTLIDGSVDPRDITSVLVDMAVRGYVKIVETQHKGFLSTTKDYEFHLLKGPGEWKGLTDYERAMLQQVFTGGEVTLLSSLRNHFYTALPMIKGEIMSALKAKGMYTVDPNSAAGYLGLGFLLVALPYAALQVMGGADFLNSVPMAIGCGLIAVGIILIIGKQLTATSLKGARTQVQIKGFQEFMNRVDSDRLKRMPPDTFEKFLPYAMALGVEHRWAKAFEGIIQNPPTWYQGYGPSPSFSTYYFVNSLGSMATTASSTFVSAPRASSSGSGWSGGGGGGGFSGGGFGGGGGGAF
- a CDS encoding class I SAM-dependent methyltransferase, producing the protein MSVQGLAKPSRTALGVAIRRASHQLYDARPLVLDDPIAVPILGERYRPALEEAAASIHETFSVSMRAWLVARNRLAEDSLAQAVHHGVRQYVLLGAGLDTFAYRNLHPGLQVFEVDHPATQQWKRELALSSGLQEPSCLHYVPVDFERQGLAQQLITCGLDFAAPTVFAWLGVVPYLTHPAFRTTLDVIARFPEGSGVIFDYALPRQALAPHELEARDALSARVQSIGEPFQLFFTPEEIKIELAQFKRVENLDARELNARYFANRTDGLNLLGRSANIVSAWL
- a CDS encoding energy transducer TonB — encoded protein: MVQTVSGAAQVAYAPPPKGAPRPSPFHQPHSKKKQRVQQTDVAGDAAGVEIIRAHAKQATAGLMMGIKQRLTFGFSTINYQLAVQTSGVIPTISADDLPPRFEQYLIVEVTINIDGRVADARLTSGMAPPKIQQTLLSAIREFKYIPAKRDGSPIPCQIDLVIHIPS
- a CDS encoding phage holin family protein, giving the protein MHTEKSIATILSETKEELKQFVATRVNMLKAEMDEKISRLKAVIPLAIVAALFLISAWGVFTFALVALLQAFFAPSAYAWLWASLIVALVYAIVGAIAGWFAYSEIKATKLAPTRTLKVLQQDQVWIQNEARTA
- a CDS encoding PilZ domain-containing protein; protein product: MSEEARTGKRFPLELPIKIHGKGGDEGATTGNMSAAGVYIMADLDLAIGSNIEFDITLPANVLGTPGDVEVHCTGRVVRKDASAAAAAGANSNSTTKKKKSKSGVACVIDQYKFIRKSKGAK
- a CDS encoding response regulator transcription factor, coding for MLKIILADNQAIFRTGAAKVLAVEDDLRIVAQAENTEKMMMALEKFHATVMIFGVDTHPSLPTVVEMARKFKTKLVAIAETGQDSRHYLTNGVHGVIYRNVSGESLVQCVRKVSKGETWVQDTQESKETAENDLVGARVRDRLTAKELKIVALIVQGYKNKEIATQLGTTEQVIKNYLRNVYDKIGVSDRLELALFTIHHRILAEAAATSVAATATPAAR
- a CDS encoding dihydrofolate reductase family protein, yielding MSKVRVSAFSVSLDGYSAGANQSLENPLGIRGPELFEWFFSTRTFKQMHGLEGGSTGVDDEWARRGMENVGAWILGRNMFGPVRGPWPDESWKGWWGDEPPYHVPTFVLTHHPRKALEMKGGTTFHFVTDGIHAALQRAKDAAKDKDIRIGGGVATIQQYLRAKLIDELHLAFCPILMGSGENLFTGMDLAVLGYACTKHVSTEHAMHVLLQKQT
- a CDS encoding ankyrin repeat domain-containing protein, whose translation is MDPKPLPARPSLEQYKKQAKELLKAYRSADVETIRRVKRNHPRFEKLAESGFDISKFALADAQLVIAREHGFESWPKFAKRIEVINSEIAALKNPVAAFIEAAIWHGTLDAADAILAAHPEIAHSSIHVAAILGDDAAVRRFIAADPRNVTRKEAPYDGDALVYLCLSKYLRLDKTRSESFLRAATALLDAGADPNSGFWSKDEYHDFESAIYGAAAVTVHAGLTRLLLERGADPNDVETPYHSPESYDNSALHVLVESGKLTADSLTTMLLRKADMHDYDGMKYLLEHGADPNRMTRWHYTALHQALRRDNRIELIDLMLDHGADLTQKNEVDGKTGIAMAARRGRSDVLWTFARREFPMPMPYDGVESLIVRACAARGGMAGARAFREQFQQLANVARFTKYSELGAIRELLAEGSALLAEFAGNGNTKGVQNLLDIGVTVDALYDGDPYFDIAKNSTALHVAAWKAWPKTVKLLIERGANVNAQDAKGRTPLMLAVKACVDSYWTNRRSPESVEALLKAGASISGVDFPCGYDDVDELLKSYRS
- a CDS encoding response regulator; the protein is MARILCVDDEPHVVTLKCAILESAGHTVTASTSARDAMEKLQSNTYDAVVTDWRLGDANGRAVVQAAKNNSSMPVVVVSGYVAEAFQAAEPLADLYLEKPVNPEELVTIVNELLKSSERATSH
- a CDS encoding porin family protein, which produces MRSKSVLSPVVFAAFIFLFIASGFAQDFKSEFSVQGTANLPKNSTNIDIPHDATKSGGFLIGYRYHLNSWFALQGDYGYTRDTQKYFDPFFGETDIQTNIHQLTGEAVISAPASSRVRPYGLAGIGGLFFRPTDSLNNNFIGIGNSSGNNQTKAAFVYGGGVDFDISKYLALRAEYRGYLYKIPDFQLPGLASDNFTHLAQPSVGLVWRF